A region of the Patescibacteria group bacterium genome:
AGTCGCGTCTATTTTGTAAATTTTTCTATTTGTCATATTTTTATACAAATTCTATTTGAACTATTTCAGCGCCGTCGCCCTGCCTTTTTCCAATTCTTATAATTCTTGTGTATCCTCCTTTTCTTTCTTTATATTTTTTTCCTAACTCAAACGCTTTTTCAATTGCTTTCTTTTGAGGCAAAGTTTTAATTAATTTTCTTCTTGCGTTCAAATCTCCATCTTTCGCGACAGTGATCATTTTTTCAACCAAAGACTTAACGGCCTTCGCTTTTGCCGGCGTTGTTTTGACTTTTTCATAAATTATAACACTCGAAGCTAAATTTTTCAGCATCATTTCTCTTGGAGCTTTTTTTCTGTCTAATTTTTTAACTTTATTTCTATGACGCATAATTTATTTTTTTGCTTTTCCGCCAGCTGGTGGATTTTTTTTAATAGTTGCTTTTTTATCAACTGTTTTATCTTTCTTTTTTATTTTCTTTTCTATTGTTTTTTTTTGTTTCTTTTTTTCATCTTCTATTTTTATATTATCAGAAACAAAATTAAACTGTTCAATTAATATTTTTACTGATTTTTTTAACGCTTCCTGAGAAGTGATAGTTCCGTCTGTCTTAATATCTAAAATAATATTTTCATAATTTGTCATCTGTTCAACTCTAACGTTTTCTATATTTAATCCGACTTTTTCAACAGGACTGAAAAAAGAATCTATGGCGATTACTCCTATTTCCTTGTTCTGATCCTCTACTCTTTCTTCTACAGGCCAATAACCTCTTCCTTTTTTAACAAATATATCCATTTTTATTTTAGCTTTTGCGGAAGTTAGCGTTGCAATATGAGCATCAGAATCAGTTAAATCAACATCGCTTGTTGTTTTTATATCTTTGGCTTTTACTTCTTTTTTTCCGCTTACTTCTAAAGTTAATTTTACTTGCTCATCGGTGTGAATTTTGAAACTAAGCTGTTTTAAATTCAAAATTATTTCTACCACATCTTCCATAACATCAGGAATTGTGGAAAATTCATGATGCACGCCTTTGATTTTAACAGCGCACACAGATCCGCCCTCTAAAGAAGAAATCATAACTCTTTTAATAGCGTTTCCTATTGTTATTCCATATCCTGGATAACAAGGCCCAATAATCGCCTGCTCATTATTTTCGGCTATTTTTTTAAAAGTAATTTTTTGCGGAAGACTAATAATCATATGATATATTTATTAGTGGAGTCTTAAACAACCCCCTTTAAAATTAAAATTATCTTGAATAAAACTCAATAATCATTTTACTGTCAAAACTTTTTTCAATTTCTTCTATGCTTGGCTTAGATAAAATTTTTATTTCCATTTTTTCTTTGTCAAAAATAAACCAGCTTTGAATTTCTTGATTTTTTTTGTTTTTCAATTCTGCTATTATGTTTTTGAAGAAAATATTATCTTTTTTTGTTTCTTTAATTTTTATAACATCATTAATTTTAAGCTGGCAAGACGGGATATCTGTTTTATATTTATTAACGATAAAATTTCCATGTCCCACTAATTGTTTTGCTTGATTTCTGGATTTTGCTATTCCAGCGCGATAAATAACATTGTCTAAGCGCATTTCCAAAAAATTTATTAAATTTTCATTAACATTTCCTTTCAGTTTAATAGCTTTTTCGTAATATTTTCTGAATTGTCTTTCTAAAATTCCATAAATTTCTTTTGCTTTCTGTTTTTCACGCAATTGCAACCCATATTCTGTTATTTTTGTTCTTGTTTTTTTAGCTCCATGAATACCAGGAGCATAATTTCTTTTAATAATAGCGCACTTTGAAGACAGGCATCTATCGCCTTTTAACATTAATTTTTTTCCTTGTCTTCTGCAAATTTTACATTTTGCTTTTTTAATTGGCATAAATTTTAATTATTAAACTCTTCTTGGCTTGCGTTTTCTGCAGCCATTATGAGGAATCGGAGTCATATCTTTTATTGA
Encoded here:
- the rplQ gene encoding 50S ribosomal protein L17, whose protein sequence is MRHRNKVKKLDRKKAPREMMLKNLASSVIIYEKVKTTPAKAKAVKSLVEKMITVAKDGDLNARRKLIKTLPQKKAIEKAFELGKKYKERKGGYTRIIRIGKRQGDGAEIVQIEFV
- the rpoA gene encoding DNA-directed RNA polymerase subunit alpha, translated to MIISLPQKITFKKIAENNEQAIIGPCYPGYGITIGNAIKRVMISSLEGGSVCAVKIKGVHHEFSTIPDVMEDVVEIILNLKQLSFKIHTDEQVKLTLEVSGKKEVKAKDIKTTSDVDLTDSDAHIATLTSAKAKIKMDIFVKKGRGYWPVEERVEDQNKEIGVIAIDSFFSPVEKVGLNIENVRVEQMTNYENIILDIKTDGTITSQEALKKSVKILIEQFNFVSDNIKIEDEKKKQKKTIEKKIKKKDKTVDKKATIKKNPPAGGKAKK
- the rpsD gene encoding 30S ribosomal protein S4; this encodes MPIKKAKCKICRRQGKKLMLKGDRCLSSKCAIIKRNYAPGIHGAKKTRTKITEYGLQLREKQKAKEIYGILERQFRKYYEKAIKLKGNVNENLINFLEMRLDNVIYRAGIAKSRNQAKQLVGHGNFIVNKYKTDIPSCQLKINDVIKIKETKKDNIFFKNIIAELKNKKNQEIQSWFIFDKEKMEIKILSKPSIEEIEKSFDSKMIIEFYSR